One stretch of Musicola paradisiaca NCPPB 2511 DNA includes these proteins:
- a CDS encoding ABC transporter ATP-binding protein, which produces MLVEIENLRISFVNRTETFEAVRGISLSVGKEKFAIVGESGSGKSLTARSLMQLLPGNARIEADKLSFDGIDLRGASEKTLRQIRGKRVGFILQDPKYSLNPVMTIGQQIAEAWREHKGGSRRAAMDAAVALLEQVRIRDPQRVAGRYPHEVSGGMGQRVMIAMMLAPDPELLIADEPTSALDATVQAEILSLIDDLVSQRGMGLILISHDLPLVSHFCDRVAVMYAGRIVEMLKASELMQAQHPYTQGLLACLPSLRHPRERLQVLQRDPAWRNA; this is translated from the coding sequence ATGCTGGTAGAAATTGAAAATCTTCGCATCTCCTTCGTTAACCGAACGGAGACGTTCGAGGCCGTGCGCGGCATCTCGCTGAGCGTGGGGAAAGAAAAATTCGCCATTGTCGGGGAGAGCGGTTCCGGCAAGTCCCTCACTGCCCGCAGCCTGATGCAGTTGTTGCCCGGCAACGCCCGTATCGAGGCCGACAAGCTTAGCTTCGACGGCATCGACTTGCGCGGCGCCAGCGAGAAAACCTTGCGCCAGATTCGCGGCAAGCGCGTCGGCTTTATCCTGCAAGACCCGAAATATTCCCTGAACCCGGTGATGACCATCGGCCAGCAGATCGCCGAAGCCTGGCGCGAGCACAAAGGCGGCAGCCGCCGCGCCGCGATGGATGCGGCAGTGGCGCTGCTGGAGCAGGTGCGTATTCGCGATCCTCAACGGGTGGCGGGGCGCTATCCCCATGAAGTCTCCGGCGGGATGGGGCAACGGGTGATGATCGCCATGATGCTGGCGCCGGATCCGGAACTGTTGATCGCCGACGAACCCACTTCCGCGCTGGACGCCACCGTTCAGGCGGAGATCCTGTCGTTGATCGACGATCTGGTTTCCCAACGCGGCATGGGGCTGATCCTGATCAGCCACGATCTGCCGTTGGTGTCGCACTTCTGCGATCGTGTGGCGGTGATGTACGCCGGCCGGATCGTGGAAATGCTGAAAGCCAGCGAACTGATGCAGGCGCAGCATCCTTATACCCAGGGGCTGCTGGCCTGCCTGCCTTCGCTGCGGCACCCGCGCGAGCGGCTGCAAGTCTTGCAGCGCGACCCGGCCTGGAGGAACGCATGA
- a CDS encoding ABC transporter ATP-binding protein yields the protein MIHVENLRIAFGGLEVVKGVSFDVESGGSFGMVGESGSGKSTILRAMAGLNRYWQGGITFGGMSLAGRQDRHFYRQVQMVFQDPYGSLHPRQTIDRILHEPLLVHRFDRAEQRIARALEEVGLPAAVRFRFPHQLSGGQRQRVAIARALIAEPEVLLLDEPTSALDVSVQAEILNLLADLRHERKLTYIMVSHNLAVVSHLCQRVGVMQHGEMVEQVSTDDLRARRVSHAHTAELYDLSMTLEEPA from the coding sequence ATGATTCATGTAGAAAACCTGCGGATTGCATTTGGCGGTCTTGAGGTGGTCAAAGGCGTGTCCTTTGACGTGGAAAGCGGCGGCAGTTTCGGCATGGTGGGGGAGAGCGGCTCCGGTAAATCCACCATTCTGCGGGCGATGGCCGGGTTAAACCGATACTGGCAAGGGGGGATTACCTTTGGCGGTATGTCGCTGGCCGGTCGGCAGGATCGTCATTTCTACCGTCAGGTGCAGATGGTGTTTCAGGATCCGTATGGTTCGCTGCATCCGCGTCAGACTATCGATCGCATTTTGCACGAACCGCTGCTGGTGCACCGTTTCGATCGGGCGGAGCAGCGTATCGCCAGGGCGCTGGAGGAAGTCGGGCTGCCGGCGGCGGTACGCTTCCGGTTTCCGCATCAGCTCTCCGGCGGCCAGCGTCAGCGGGTGGCGATCGCCCGTGCGCTGATTGCCGAACCGGAGGTGCTGCTGCTGGATGAGCCGACCTCGGCGTTGGATGTGTCGGTGCAGGCGGAAATCCTTAACCTGCTGGCGGACTTACGCCACGAGCGTAAGCTCACCTACATCATGGTCAGCCATAACCTGGCGGTGGTGTCGCACCTCTGCCAGCGGGTGGGCGTGATGCAGCATGGCGAAATGGTGGAACAGGTCAGTACCGATGATTTGCGCGCCCGCCGCGTCAGCCATGCGCACACCGCAGAACTGTACGATTTAAGCATGACGCTGGAGGAACCGGCATGA
- a CDS encoding serine hydrolase domain-containing protein, which translates to MTLHWQRAIDIARDITQRWNQPGQPGGAITLFDGEQIRAACCGGLADLAQQTPFTAQSVVRFASVTKHLFASLATGPASNHLALSDRLDRHLPQLTGDNGKVTVGQALDMTSGLPDVRENLSLLGLSVYNATSAASLLAYLAQWGDLNYPAGSEISYTNTGYRLVEEALKAKGVYFADLLDRHINQPLGIALHAPETWFDIVPGLVPGYWQSPQGWMLSCAGLHLSTSGCVAGSVQDLTRWLQSVLTNQGPGEGVLARLTQPRYLSDGRQTGYGLGMAHSQLGSVPLVGHGGSHAGYKSYFLLDPERKIGLALVANREDVATYDCALKVMSALLDQPLPPKGHRLTPGLYVAEHGGDWLEVTAPGACWLGASETLYLDDEPGVAVSLSSHLPMRLRQNGVAIEGEIGHAPKRFLPVEADDSVSRLQGRWRVPACRSELVIDGANIVMGIGPAAIAGTLQPLGNGRSLATVQDGLWEKRFSLLPDGDELILLLNRSRVVRYQRG; encoded by the coding sequence ATGACATTACACTGGCAGCGGGCGATCGACATCGCCCGCGACATCACCCAGCGCTGGAATCAGCCGGGGCAACCCGGCGGCGCCATCACGTTGTTTGATGGCGAGCAGATTCGCGCCGCCTGCTGCGGCGGGCTGGCGGATCTGGCGCAACAGACGCCGTTTACCGCCCAAAGCGTGGTGCGCTTTGCTTCTGTGACCAAGCATTTGTTTGCATCCCTGGCCACCGGCCCGGCCAGCAATCACCTGGCGCTGAGCGACCGTCTCGACCGGCATCTGCCGCAGTTGACCGGCGATAACGGCAAGGTGACGGTGGGGCAGGCGCTGGATATGACGTCCGGCCTGCCGGACGTGCGGGAAAACCTGTCGCTGCTGGGGCTGTCGGTTTACAACGCCACCTCCGCCGCCAGCCTGCTGGCGTATCTGGCGCAGTGGGGCGATCTCAACTACCCGGCAGGCAGCGAAATTTCTTATACCAATACCGGCTATCGGTTGGTGGAAGAAGCGCTGAAAGCCAAAGGCGTCTACTTTGCCGATTTGCTCGACCGCCACATCAACCAGCCGTTGGGCATTGCGCTGCATGCGCCGGAAACCTGGTTCGACATCGTACCGGGGTTGGTGCCGGGTTATTGGCAGTCGCCGCAGGGCTGGATGTTGTCTTGCGCCGGTTTGCATCTGTCCACTTCCGGTTGCGTGGCGGGCAGCGTGCAGGATCTGACGCGCTGGCTGCAATCGGTATTGACGAATCAGGGGCCGGGCGAAGGCGTGCTGGCGCGCCTGACGCAGCCGCGTTATCTGAGCGACGGCCGTCAGACCGGTTATGGGCTGGGGATGGCGCATAGCCAGTTAGGCTCGGTGCCGCTGGTGGGGCATGGCGGTTCTCACGCCGGTTACAAGAGTTATTTCCTGCTCGATCCTGAACGGAAAATCGGGCTGGCGCTGGTGGCCAACCGGGAAGATGTCGCCACCTACGACTGCGCGCTGAAAGTGATGTCGGCGTTGCTGGATCAACCGCTGCCGCCGAAAGGCCACCGCCTGACGCCGGGTTTGTATGTGGCGGAACACGGCGGGGACTGGCTGGAGGTGACAGCACCGGGCGCTTGCTGGCTGGGCGCGTCGGAAACGCTGTACCTTGATGACGAACCGGGCGTGGCGGTGTCGCTTTCCAGCCACCTGCCGATGCGCTTGCGCCAGAACGGCGTGGCGATCGAAGGGGAAATCGGCCATGCGCCGAAGCGTTTCCTGCCGGTAGAGGCGGACGACAGCGTATCCCGGTTGCAGGGGCGTTGGCGGGTGCCGGCGTGTCGCAGCGAACTGGTGATCGACGGCGCGAACATCGTGATGGGCATCGGCCCGGCGGCGATTGCGGGCACGTTGCAGCCGTTGGGCAATGGCCGATCGCTCGCCACCGTTCAGGACGGCCTGTGGGAAAAACGCTTCTCGCTGCTGCCGGATGGCGACGAGCTGATTCTGCTGCTTAACCGCAGCCGGGTGGTGAGGTATCAGCGCGGGTGA
- a CDS encoding isoaspartyl peptidase/L-asparaginase family protein, with translation MKPVIVIHGGAGALSRSAMSSDKEQRYRAALLSIVTRGQDILAAHGSALDAVTEAVRLLEECPLFNAGRGSVFTHQGTHELDACVMDGHSLQAGAVTGVSHIRNPVLAARTVLERSPHVMFTAAGAEAFARDHGLEMVEPTFFSTDERYQQLLRAQAGAGQILLDHDGERQAQGADPIDPDRKFGTVGAVALDAAGNLAAATSTGGMTNKQVGRVGDSPIVGAGCYANNQTVAVSCTGTGEVFMRTVAAYDVSALMEYASLPLPDAADKVVMAKINALGGSGGLIAVDHYGNIALPFNSEGMYRGYGYVGGTPVVGIYR, from the coding sequence ATGAAACCAGTAATTGTGATCCATGGCGGCGCGGGCGCGCTCAGCCGGTCGGCCATGAGCAGTGACAAAGAACAACGCTACCGTGCGGCGCTGCTGTCTATCGTCACCCGCGGTCAGGACATTCTGGCCGCCCACGGCAGTGCGCTGGACGCCGTTACCGAGGCGGTACGCCTGCTGGAAGAGTGTCCGCTGTTCAACGCGGGCAGAGGTTCGGTGTTTACCCATCAGGGCACCCACGAGCTGGACGCCTGCGTGATGGACGGCCACTCGTTACAGGCCGGGGCCGTGACCGGCGTCAGCCATATCCGTAACCCGGTACTGGCGGCACGCACGGTGCTGGAACGCAGCCCGCATGTGATGTTCACCGCCGCCGGCGCGGAGGCGTTCGCCCGCGATCACGGGCTGGAAATGGTGGAACCGACGTTCTTCTCCACCGATGAACGCTACCAGCAGTTGCTGAGAGCGCAGGCCGGCGCAGGCCAGATCCTGCTGGATCACGACGGCGAACGTCAGGCGCAGGGCGCCGATCCGATCGACCCGGATCGCAAGTTCGGCACCGTCGGCGCGGTCGCGCTGGATGCGGCAGGCAACCTGGCCGCCGCCACCTCCACCGGCGGCATGACCAACAAACAGGTCGGCCGCGTTGGCGACTCGCCGATTGTCGGCGCGGGCTGCTACGCCAATAACCAGACGGTGGCCGTTTCCTGCACCGGCACCGGCGAAGTCTTCATGCGTACCGTCGCCGCTTACGACGTGTCGGCGCTGATGGAGTACGCCAGCCTGCCGTTGCCGGACGCCGCCGATAAGGTGGTGATGGCGAAAATCAACGCGCTGGGCGGCAGCGGCGGGCTGATCGCCGTCGACCATTACGGCAATATCGCCCTGCCGTTCAATAGCGAAGGGATGTACCGCGGCTACGGCTACGTCGGCGGCACCCCGGTGGTAGGCATCTACCGCTAA
- a CDS encoding M55 family metallopeptidase, with product MKVFISADIEGIAGVMRPEQCSPGAPEHQIARGLMEQEVNAAIEGAFAGGASEVVVADSHAAMTNLRAENIDPRARLVQGKPRGLSMVEGLQQQQFDGLMFIGYHSAAGEHGVLAHTINGRAFYRVKINGEVMGESDIYAAAGAELNTPLWLVSGDDTLQSWINRYYPATDFACVKRAISQTAAESLSPEAARNVIRAAATQAVQKAHTETTTRLQPPYELELMVAKPVLADLFCLIPGVRRKDAITVGYQSPTIAPIVSLLGAFSYLATTQN from the coding sequence ATGAAAGTGTTTATTTCTGCAGATATTGAAGGTATTGCCGGCGTCATGCGGCCGGAGCAGTGCAGCCCCGGCGCGCCGGAGCATCAGATCGCCCGTGGTCTGATGGAACAGGAGGTCAACGCCGCGATTGAAGGCGCGTTCGCCGGCGGCGCCAGCGAAGTGGTGGTGGCCGACAGCCACGCCGCCATGACCAACCTGCGGGCGGAAAACATCGACCCGCGCGCCCGTCTGGTGCAGGGCAAACCCCGCGGTTTGTCGATGGTGGAAGGGTTGCAGCAGCAACAGTTCGACGGTCTGATGTTCATCGGCTACCACAGCGCGGCCGGAGAACACGGCGTGCTGGCGCATACCATCAATGGCCGCGCTTTCTATCGGGTCAAAATCAACGGCGAAGTGATGGGCGAAAGCGATATCTACGCCGCAGCAGGGGCCGAACTGAACACGCCGCTGTGGCTGGTGAGCGGTGATGATACGCTGCAAAGCTGGATCAACCGCTACTACCCGGCGACGGACTTTGCCTGCGTGAAACGCGCCATTTCCCAAACGGCGGCGGAGTCCCTCAGCCCGGAAGCGGCGCGCAACGTCATCCGCGCTGCCGCCACCCAGGCAGTACAGAAGGCGCATACAGAGACCACCACACGCCTGCAACCACCGTATGAATTAGAGCTGATGGTGGCTAAACCGGTGCTGGCCGACCTGTTTTGCCTGATCCCCGGCGTCAGGCGCAAAGACGCGATCACCGTGGGTTATCAATCCCCGACCATCGCGCCGATCGTCAGCCTGCTGGGGGCGTTTTCCTACCTGGCGACTACGCAAAATTAA
- a CDS encoding DmpA family aminopeptidase, which produces MTLYQQARLQPLLQRWREERRLGTPRLPAGEHNRLSDVPGVRVGHSTLADGDIQTGVTAIVPPGANLFVQPLPCGAAVLNGFAKPVGLVQIDELGRLQTPILLSNTLSVGTLFTALVRDAIGKNPELGRSLPTINPLALECNDGWLNDIQALAVTEPMALAALDDARVDFARGSVGAGRGMSCFGLKGGIGTASRLIPELNATLGVLVLANFGTLSALTLDGVQAGEAIAPLLPELAPQRDAGSIIIIMATDAPLDARQLTRIARRAGAGLGRLGSYWGHGSGDIAVAFSTCPTPQPPEDAALEPMLNAAADATEHAVLDALLQAEAVTGFRGHHRPSLTQVLDRLSQVRPE; this is translated from the coding sequence ATGACCCTTTATCAACAGGCGCGGCTGCAACCGCTGTTGCAGCGCTGGCGCGAAGAACGTCGGCTGGGAACCCCGCGTCTGCCAGCCGGCGAGCACAATCGTCTGAGCGACGTACCCGGCGTGCGCGTCGGTCACTCTACGCTGGCCGACGGCGACATCCAGACCGGCGTCACCGCCATCGTGCCGCCCGGCGCTAACCTGTTCGTCCAGCCGTTACCCTGTGGCGCGGCGGTACTCAACGGCTTCGCCAAACCGGTCGGGCTGGTGCAGATTGACGAGTTGGGACGGCTGCAAACCCCGATACTGCTCAGCAATACCCTGTCGGTCGGCACGCTATTCACGGCGCTGGTACGCGACGCCATCGGTAAAAATCCCGAACTGGGCCGATCGCTGCCCACCATCAACCCGCTGGCGCTGGAGTGCAACGACGGCTGGCTCAACGACATTCAGGCGCTGGCCGTCACCGAGCCGATGGCGCTGGCCGCGCTGGACGACGCCCGCGTCGATTTCGCCCGCGGCAGCGTGGGCGCCGGGCGCGGTATGAGCTGCTTCGGCCTGAAAGGCGGCATCGGCACCGCCTCCCGGCTGATCCCGGAACTGAACGCCACCCTCGGGGTGTTGGTGCTGGCGAATTTCGGCACGCTGTCGGCGCTCACGCTGGACGGCGTACAAGCCGGCGAGGCCATCGCCCCGCTGCTGCCGGAGTTGGCGCCGCAGCGCGACGCCGGCTCCATCATTATCATCATGGCGACGGACGCCCCGCTGGACGCCCGTCAACTGACGCGCATCGCCCGACGCGCCGGCGCCGGTCTGGGGCGGCTCGGCAGCTATTGGGGACACGGCTCCGGCGATATCGCCGTGGCGTTTTCCACCTGCCCGACGCCGCAGCCGCCGGAAGACGCCGCGCTGGAACCGATGCTCAACGCCGCCGCCGACGCCACCGAGCATGCGGTGCTGGACGCCCTGTTGCAGGCCGAGGCGGTGACGGGTTTTCGTGGTCATCATCGTCCGTCGTTGACACAGGTGCTGGATCGTTTATCCCAGGTTCGTCCCGAATAA
- a CDS encoding ABC transporter permease subunit: MNPAQDPVAAPTAFDDTIRSPWRDFLHAFVRNPMALFAGGFVLLLVMVAVFAPWLAPWNPMEPDWMALSAPPSAEHWMGTDDLGRDVMSRIIYGARISLYVGFFSVTLGMLAGIVLGLLAGYYGRWIDMLIMRGCDVLFAFPGMLLAIAVVAILGPGLNNVIIAVAVFSVPVFARIVRASTLSLKQAAYVEAVRCAGAPDRIILMRHILPGTLSNVIVYFTMRIGTSILTAAGLSFIGLGPEPDVPEWGNILAMSRSMMMAGQWHVSVFPGLAIFCTVLAFNLLGDALRDTLDPKLKR, encoded by the coding sequence ATGAATCCTGCACAAGATCCTGTTGCGGCCCCCACCGCCTTCGATGACACCATTCGCTCGCCCTGGCGCGACTTTCTGCACGCTTTCGTGCGTAACCCGATGGCGCTGTTTGCCGGCGGCTTCGTGCTACTGCTGGTGATGGTGGCGGTGTTCGCCCCCTGGCTGGCGCCGTGGAACCCGATGGAGCCGGACTGGATGGCGCTCAGCGCGCCGCCTTCCGCCGAGCACTGGATGGGCACCGACGATCTGGGCCGCGACGTGATGAGCCGCATCATTTACGGCGCACGTATCTCGCTGTACGTCGGCTTCTTCTCGGTCACGCTCGGCATGCTGGCGGGTATCGTGCTCGGCCTGTTGGCGGGCTACTATGGCCGCTGGATAGACATGCTGATCATGCGCGGATGCGACGTGCTGTTTGCCTTCCCCGGTATGCTGCTGGCGATCGCGGTGGTCGCCATCCTCGGCCCCGGCCTGAATAACGTGATTATCGCGGTAGCGGTATTCAGCGTGCCGGTGTTCGCCCGTATCGTGCGCGCCTCTACGCTGTCGCTGAAACAAGCCGCTTACGTGGAAGCCGTGCGCTGCGCCGGCGCGCCGGACCGCATCATCCTGATGCGCCATATTCTGCCAGGCACGCTATCGAACGTGATCGTCTATTTCACCATGCGTATCGGCACCAGCATTCTGACCGCCGCTGGGCTGAGTTTTATCGGACTCGGCCCAGAGCCGGATGTGCCGGAGTGGGGCAATATTCTGGCCATGAGCCGCAGCATGATGATGGCCGGCCAATGGCATGTCAGCGTGTTCCCCGGTCTGGCCATCTTCTGTACCGTGCTGGCGTTCAACCTGCTGGGCGACGCGCTGCGCGATACGCTGGATCCGAAACTGAAACGCTGA
- a CDS encoding ABC transporter permease, whose translation MFAYIVRRLLEMIPVLLVISLLVFGFIKLLPGDPARIYAGSDATIEAVEAAREHLGLNNPLPQQYLDWLSGMMHGDFGITYRTQQPVLKVIQKSFMPTLWLALAGFIWSVVLGLLIGVFAALKRGKWQDWTLMSAAVGGISMPTFWLGLLLIQFVAMPFGIFSVSGFNKPLDIVLPALTLGASVAAVMARFTRSAFLEVMQEDYVRTARAKGLRQRLIVWKHVMRNALIPVITMLGLQFGFLLGGSIVVESVFNWPGLGWLLIESIKTQDQPVIQALVMLFVIEFILINLLVDLLYAVVNPAIRLR comes from the coding sequence ATGTTTGCCTATATCGTCCGACGTTTGCTGGAAATGATCCCGGTTCTGCTGGTGATCTCCCTGTTGGTGTTCGGTTTTATCAAGCTGTTGCCGGGCGACCCGGCACGGATCTACGCCGGCTCCGATGCCACGATTGAAGCGGTGGAAGCCGCCCGCGAGCATCTGGGCCTCAACAACCCGCTGCCGCAGCAGTACCTCGACTGGCTGAGCGGGATGATGCACGGTGACTTCGGCATCACCTACCGCACCCAGCAGCCGGTGTTAAAGGTTATCCAGAAAAGTTTTATGCCGACGCTGTGGCTGGCGTTGGCCGGTTTTATCTGGTCGGTAGTGCTCGGCCTGCTGATCGGCGTATTCGCCGCGCTCAAGCGCGGTAAATGGCAAGACTGGACGCTGATGAGCGCCGCCGTCGGCGGCATTTCGATGCCGACCTTCTGGCTCGGCCTGTTGCTGATCCAGTTCGTCGCCATGCCGTTCGGCATTTTTTCCGTCAGCGGTTTCAATAAACCGCTGGATATCGTGCTGCCGGCGCTGACGCTGGGCGCGTCGGTCGCGGCGGTAATGGCGCGCTTCACCCGCTCCGCCTTTCTGGAAGTGATGCAGGAAGACTACGTGCGCACCGCCCGCGCCAAAGGGCTGCGTCAGCGGTTGATCGTCTGGAAGCATGTGATGCGCAACGCGCTGATCCCGGTGATTACCATGCTCGGCCTGCAATTCGGTTTCCTGCTCGGCGGCTCGATCGTGGTGGAAAGCGTGTTCAACTGGCCGGGGCTCGGCTGGTTGCTGATCGAATCCATCAAAACACAAGACCAGCCGGTGATTCAGGCGCTGGTCATGCTGTTCGTCATTGAATTTATCCTGATTAACCTGCTGGTCGACCTGCTGTACGCGGTGGTGAATCCGGCCATTCGTTTACGTTAG
- a CDS encoding glutathione ABC transporter substrate-binding protein — MKPLLRRSALALGLSLCLAAAAQAQDLRISMYADITGFDPHDTSDTLSYSIQSGVFERLFQFDNQMKLVPRLATSYTGNADATEYTITLREGVTFQDGTPFNADAVKANLDRLADQTKGLKRNSLFNMIKSVTVLSPTQVKIELNKSFGAFINTLAHPSAVMHSPAALKQYPDETQLRVHPVGTGPFKFVEWQQGKDVKLVKNDSYWQKGWPKVDSVTFYPSPEDATRVAALKANQSDAIYPLPSDLVKTVEDDAKLAIQRDPSIYLFYMAINTQHGPLSDVRVRQALNYAINRNLWLKVGFAGMGLPASSAMAPRVQFFASQSEPNYTYSPAKAKELLKEAGYEKGLELKLWTTNRTDYVRSAQFFKQQLEQVGIKVTVTPMDSGTRNEKLFGVKDPTQAEFDLYYGGWSPSTGDADWALRPLFATESWVPKAYNVSYYSNADVDKAIVAGLATADNTKRAAAYAEAQKLIWKDAPVVFLGVPDNLVGKVKNLSGVYMLADGSLIFDQAEFK; from the coding sequence ATGAAACCGTTACTACGTCGTTCCGCCCTCGCCCTCGGGCTGTCGCTCTGTCTGGCCGCTGCGGCTCAGGCTCAGGATCTGCGCATTTCCATGTATGCCGACATCACCGGGTTCGACCCGCACGATACCTCGGATACACTGAGCTACTCGATCCAGAGCGGGGTATTCGAGCGTCTGTTCCAGTTCGACAATCAGATGAAACTGGTGCCGCGCCTGGCCACCAGCTACACCGGCAATGCCGATGCCACCGAATACACCATCACGCTGCGCGAAGGCGTCACCTTCCAGGACGGTACGCCGTTCAACGCCGACGCGGTGAAAGCCAACCTTGACCGTCTGGCCGACCAAACCAAGGGCCTGAAACGCAACAGCCTGTTCAACATGATCAAGAGCGTCACCGTGCTGTCTCCGACGCAGGTGAAGATCGAACTGAACAAATCCTTCGGCGCCTTTATCAACACCCTGGCCCACCCGTCGGCGGTGATGCACAGCCCAGCAGCGCTGAAACAGTATCCCGATGAAACCCAACTGCGCGTACACCCGGTCGGCACCGGCCCGTTCAAGTTTGTCGAATGGCAACAGGGTAAAGACGTGAAGCTGGTAAAAAACGACAGCTACTGGCAGAAAGGCTGGCCGAAAGTCGACAGCGTGACCTTCTACCCGTCGCCGGAAGACGCCACCCGCGTCGCGGCGCTGAAAGCCAACCAGTCGGACGCTATCTATCCGCTGCCGTCCGATTTGGTGAAAACCGTTGAAGATGACGCAAAACTGGCTATCCAGCGCGATCCCAGCATCTATTTGTTCTATATGGCGATCAACACCCAACACGGGCCGCTGAGTGATGTGCGGGTGCGTCAGGCGCTGAACTACGCCATCAACCGTAACCTGTGGCTGAAAGTCGGCTTTGCCGGCATGGGTCTGCCGGCCTCTTCGGCGATGGCGCCGCGCGTGCAGTTCTTCGCCAGCCAGAGCGAACCGAACTACACCTACAGCCCGGCCAAAGCCAAAGAACTGCTGAAGGAAGCCGGTTACGAAAAAGGCCTGGAGCTGAAACTGTGGACGACCAACCGTACCGACTATGTACGTAGCGCCCAGTTCTTCAAACAGCAGTTGGAGCAGGTCGGTATCAAAGTCACCGTCACCCCGATGGACTCCGGTACCCGTAACGAAAAACTGTTCGGCGTGAAAGACCCGACACAGGCTGAATTCGACCTGTACTACGGCGGCTGGTCGCCCTCCACCGGCGATGCCGACTGGGCGCTGCGTCCGCTGTTCGCCACCGAATCCTGGGTACCGAAGGCCTACAACGTTTCCTACTACAGCAATGCTGACGTCGATAAAGCGATCGTGGCCGGCCTGGCAACCGCCGACAACACCAAGCGCGCCGCCGCCTACGCCGAAGCGCAGAAGCTGATCTGGAAAGACGCGCCGGTGGTGTTCCTGGGCGTACCGGACAACCTGGTGGGTAAAGTGAAGAATCTGTCCGGCGTTTACATGCTGGCGGACGGTTCGCTGATTTTCGATCAGGCTGAGTTCAAGTAA